One Pleurocapsa sp. PCC 7327 DNA segment encodes these proteins:
- the ubiE gene encoding bifunctional demethylmenaquinone methyltransferase/2-methoxy-6-polyprenyl-1,4-benzoquinol methylase UbiE, with protein MTNNMSPAASEIQAIFDRIAPVYDQLNNWLSLGQHRIWKLMAVKWSEPSPGYVGLDLCCGSGDLAQLLARQVGSTGRVVGVDFSKEQLAIARQRNSNQFSPFPIEWVEGDALSLPFDDNTFDCATMGYGLRNVTDIPRCLQELYRVLKPGAKAAILDFHRPDQSLMLAFQQWYLQTIVVPTARRFGLTEEYAYISPSLERFPTGIEQIKLAYEAGFARAIHYPIAGGMMGVLVITK; from the coding sequence ATGACCAACAATATGTCGCCTGCTGCATCAGAAATTCAGGCAATATTCGATCGCATTGCTCCTGTATACGACCAATTAAATAATTGGTTGAGTTTGGGACAGCATCGCATTTGGAAACTGATGGCGGTAAAGTGGAGCGAACCCAGTCCCGGCTATGTTGGATTAGACCTATGCTGCGGTAGCGGCGATTTAGCACAACTATTAGCCCGACAAGTCGGTTCGACTGGTCGAGTTGTTGGCGTTGACTTCTCAAAAGAACAGTTGGCGATCGCTCGTCAACGAAATTCTAACCAATTTTCCCCCTTTCCCATCGAGTGGGTCGAAGGAGATGCTCTTAGCTTACCTTTCGATGACAATACCTTCGACTGTGCTACCATGGGCTATGGTCTGAGAAACGTGACCGACATTCCCCGTTGCTTGCAAGAATTGTACCGCGTCCTCAAACCCGGTGCTAAGGCAGCGATTCTAGACTTTCATCGCCCTGACCAATCGCTGATGCTTGCCTTTCAGCAGTGGTATCTGCAAACAATTGTCGTTCCGACAGCTCGACGTTTCGGACTGACTGAAGAATATGCTTATATCAGTCCTAGCTTAGAGCGATTTCCCACGGGAATAGAACAAATTAAACTTGCCTATGAAGCAGGATTTGCTCGGGCTATTCACTACCCCATTGCAGGTGGCATGATGGGAGTATTAGTCATTACTAAATAG
- a CDS encoding peptidase domain-containing ABC transporter codes for MASPFLLQILTDDVLVRQDTNLLAIAIVGVVIMQLFSGSLLLLQSNPIAHFSQRLQLGLVLEFGRQILRLPLNYYEARRSGEIVSRLRDINDINQLISQVVVSLPSQFFVAVISFCLMLFYNGKLTLAAIAIGTIMTLSSLPFLPPLRRKNKNLMVLSAENQGVLVETFRGALVLKTTNAASQFWDEFQMRFGRLANLTFGTIQIDIINMTFSQLMSGIGGVALLGLGSMLVINKELTIGQLLAFNAMQARVLAFIGALISLTDEYFRSQIAVARLLETIDATPEDLGDPKKPLVLISGDDSISCQNLCFHHVGRVALLENFSLSLPGGVAIAIIGKSGCGKSTLAKLLAGLYQPQSGTIRIGSYNLNDLSLECLRDQVVYVPQEPHFWSRSILENFRLGNPNISFDRIVKACQIADADSFISQLPNAYQTVLGEFGVNLSGGQRQRLAIARAIVNDPPIPILDKSTAELDPISESEVLDRLLKHRQGKTTIMISHRPTTINRAEWLVLLDKGRLIVAGDLESLRTVPGEHLKFLSL; via the coding sequence TTGGCTAGTCCTTTCTTGCTGCAAATTCTGACCGATGATGTCCTCGTGCGTCAGGATACCAACTTACTTGCGATCGCGATCGTTGGCGTTGTCATCATGCAGTTATTTAGCGGCAGCCTGCTATTGTTGCAATCCAATCCGATCGCTCACTTCAGTCAGCGGTTGCAGTTGGGATTAGTCCTAGAATTTGGACGACAAATCCTTCGCTTGCCTTTAAATTATTATGAAGCCCGGCGCAGTGGCGAGATCGTCAGCCGATTGCGAGACATTAACGATATCAATCAGCTTATCTCTCAGGTGGTTGTCAGTCTGCCCAGCCAGTTTTTTGTGGCGGTGATTTCCTTTTGCCTGATGTTGTTTTACAACGGGAAACTCACCCTAGCCGCGATCGCGATCGGGACGATTATGACGCTATCGAGTTTACCTTTTCTGCCCCCTCTGCGGCGAAAGAATAAAAACCTGATGGTTTTGTCAGCAGAAAATCAAGGCGTTCTCGTCGAAACGTTTAGAGGCGCATTGGTACTCAAAACCACGAATGCTGCCTCGCAATTTTGGGACGAATTTCAGATGCGCTTCGGTCGTCTCGCCAATCTGACTTTCGGCACCATTCAAATCGACATCATCAATATGACTTTCTCGCAACTGATGTCTGGCATCGGTGGCGTTGCTTTGCTGGGGTTGGGTAGCATGCTGGTCATCAACAAAGAATTGACCATCGGTCAACTGCTGGCTTTTAACGCCATGCAGGCTAGAGTTCTGGCTTTTATTGGCGCGTTGATTAGCTTAACCGATGAATATTTTCGCTCCCAAATCGCAGTCGCTCGTCTGCTGGAGACGATCGACGCTACGCCAGAAGACCTTGGAGATCCAAAAAAGCCATTGGTTCTTATCTCCGGCGATGATAGCATCTCGTGCCAAAATCTCTGCTTTCACCATGTCGGCAGGGTTGCCTTGCTTGAAAATTTTTCGCTGTCGCTACCCGGTGGGGTTGCGATCGCTATCATTGGCAAGTCGGGCTGCGGTAAAAGTACGCTGGCAAAACTGCTTGCCGGACTCTATCAACCGCAGTCTGGAACTATTCGTATCGGTTCCTATAATTTGAACGATCTCTCTCTAGAGTGCCTGCGAGATCAAGTCGTCTACGTTCCCCAAGAACCTCATTTCTGGAGTCGCTCGATTCTGGAGAACTTCCGCTTGGGCAATCCCAACATCTCGTTCGATCGCATCGTCAAAGCTTGTCAAATTGCCGATGCGGATAGCTTTATCAGTCAACTCCCCAATGCCTATCAAACGGTTTTGGGGGAATTTGGGGTCAATCTTTCTGGCGGACAGCGGCAGCGACTTGCGATCGCAAGAGCGATCGTCAACGATCCGCCTATCCCGATCTTGGATAAATCCACCGCCGAACTCGATCCCATCAGCGAATCCGAAGTGCTCGATCGCCTCTTAAAACATCGCCAAGGCAAGACTACAATTATGATTTCTCACCGCCCCACGACGATTAATCGAGCCGAATGGCTGGTACTACTCGACAAGGGACGGTTAATCGTAGCAGGCGATCTAGAGTCTTTGCGTACCGTTCCTGGCGAACATTTAAAGTTTTTATCGCTATAG
- a CDS encoding HlyD family efflux transporter periplasmic adaptor subunit: MASLHQQKEQLWQNRIEIQTQIHRTQKELQQVEKELDGTLIRAPIDGTVLQLQLRNPGQVVQPGGAIAQIAPRNAPMIVKARVDERDISKVQTGQAVPWLVLSCCKF; encoded by the coding sequence TTGGCTAGCCTGCACCAGCAAAAAGAACAGCTCTGGCAAAATCGCATTGAAATTCAGACTCAAATCCACCGCACCCAAAAAGAACTCCAGCAAGTCGAGAAAGAACTCGACGGAACCCTCATTCGCGCTCCTATTGACGGCACCGTGCTCCAACTCCAGCTTCGCAATCCAGGACAGGTAGTACAGCCAGGAGGAGCGATCGCTCAGATTGCCCCCCGCAACGCCCCTATGATAGTCAAAGCCAGGGTAGACGAGCGCGATATTAGCAAGGTACAAACAGGTCAAGCCGTCCCTTGGCTAGTCCTTTCTTGCTGCAAATTCTGA
- a CDS encoding NB-ARC domain-containing protein: protein MTIELRRIDVNLAEKHEEAFDLAEKVISAKRGKPLNRLQRAILKGVWQDQTYEDIAEMTHCSEGHIKDVAADLWKQLSDGLGERVGKKSLKAILERHIQESEILQLEGSLGDERFMSRKRRDCDLAPDVSRFLGRTEELTTLEQWIVDEQCRLVLLLGMGGIGKTALAAKLIEQVHDEFELVIWRNLRNAPAVEEVLSDLIRFLGRRERSDLPSSLDGSIMFLIECLRASRCLVVLDSVEAILQSGDRAGRSREGYQGYGQLFKCVGKTVHQSCLLLENPD from the coding sequence ATGACGATCGAGTTAAGAAGAATTGATGTCAATCTTGCAGAAAAACATGAGGAAGCTTTCGACTTGGCTGAGAAAGTTATCTCAGCTAAAAGAGGCAAGCCGCTCAACCGTCTGCAAAGAGCTATCTTAAAAGGAGTTTGGCAAGACCAGACCTATGAAGATATTGCCGAGATGACCCACTGTTCTGAAGGGCACATCAAGGACGTGGCAGCCGATTTATGGAAGCAACTGTCAGACGGATTAGGCGAGAGAGTCGGCAAGAAAAGCTTGAAGGCGATTCTAGAGCGACATATACAAGAATCAGAAATCTTGCAGCTCGAAGGGAGTCTAGGGGATGAGAGGTTTATGTCTCGAAAACGCCGAGATTGCGACTTAGCTCCCGATGTATCGAGATTTTTAGGGCGCACAGAAGAACTGACGACTCTAGAGCAATGGATTGTGGACGAGCAATGCCGACTGGTGCTGCTGTTGGGCATGGGTGGGATTGGTAAAACCGCTCTGGCGGCCAAGCTAATCGAGCAAGTTCATGACGAATTTGAGTTGGTTATTTGGCGCAATCTGCGCAACGCTCCTGCTGTAGAAGAGGTACTCTCAGATCTGATTCGATTTTTAGGCAGAAGGGAGCGCAGCGATTTACCAAGTTCTCTTGACGGCAGTATTATGTTCTTAATCGAGTGTTTGCGAGCTTCTCGCTGTCTGGTAGTTCTCGATAGTGTGGAAGCGATTTTGCAAAGTGGCGATCGCGCGGGTCGCTCTCGAGAAGGATATCAAGGATATGGACAACTGTTCAAATGTGTCGGCAAAACCGTCCATCAGAGCTGCTTGCTGCTGGAGAACCCTGATTGA
- a CDS encoding YqiA/YcfP family alpha/beta fold hydrolase, translating to MSVSSYIYLHGFASSPYSTKAQYLRDRFWEHQISLKIPDLNQGDFSHLTLTRQLEQVASEFPDSEKTETPVTLIGSSFGGLTASHLAENYSQVRCLVLLAPAFGFIERWLSQLEEAQIRQWQESGYLSVYHYGEQRSLPLHYQFLIDASQYSERRLQRPVPTLILHGRNDEVIPIQSSRDYASQRPWVELVELKSDHALTDVLPEIWQAIQKFCQLQ from the coding sequence GTGAGCGTATCGAGTTATATCTATCTGCACGGCTTTGCTTCTAGCCCTTACTCTACTAAAGCTCAATATCTGCGCGATCGCTTCTGGGAGCATCAGATTTCCCTGAAAATTCCCGACCTCAATCAAGGGGATTTTTCCCATCTCACCCTGACTCGACAACTGGAGCAAGTAGCGTCAGAATTCCCCGATTCCGAAAAAACCGAAACCCCCGTCACTTTAATTGGCTCTAGTTTTGGGGGATTGACGGCTTCTCATCTTGCCGAAAACTATTCTCAGGTTCGGTGTCTAGTTCTTCTAGCACCTGCCTTTGGCTTCATCGAACGGTGGCTGTCCCAGTTGGAAGAAGCTCAAATCCGTCAATGGCAAGAGTCTGGCTACTTATCGGTTTATCATTATGGCGAGCAGCGATCGCTCCCACTTCATTATCAATTCCTTATCGATGCCAGTCAATATTCCGAACGCCGGTTACAAAGACCCGTTCCTACTTTAATTTTGCACGGACGCAACGATGAAGTCATTCCCATTCAATCCAGTCGTGACTATGCCAGTCAGCGTCCTTGGGTAGAATTAGTCGAACTAAAGAGCGATCATGCCTTAACCGACGTCTTGCCGGAAATTTGGCAAGCCATTCAGAAATTCTGCCAACTCCAATAA
- a CDS encoding DUF2973 domain-containing protein: protein MLHLMYILAFTVIAFLAISNLIRSLVTVSMDSQRRYSAAGKSSSGTKEVNWNRTGTTVHPELLDESGQPIDEPLLVMRSVTVEDARQQLDALYKASPGQTQETEEDA from the coding sequence ATGTTACATTTAATGTACATACTTGCTTTTACAGTTATTGCTTTTCTTGCTATTAGCAATCTCATTCGCAGTTTGGTTACTGTGAGCATGGATTCGCAACGTCGCTATTCGGCGGCAGGTAAATCTTCTTCTGGCACAAAAGAAGTTAATTGGAATCGGACTGGTACAACCGTTCATCCAGAGTTACTAGACGAGAGCGGTCAGCCAATTGACGAACCCCTTTTGGTGATGCGATCTGTTACGGTTGAAGATGCGCGCCAACAACTCGATGCTCTCTATAAGGCTTCTCCGGGTCAAACCCAAGAAACGGAAGAAGACGCTTAA
- a CDS encoding DUF2605 domain-containing protein, translating to MSNSHPTEHELLKTILEPLLEDFQYWFSRAHTLLESEQISFLSPEEQAHLLKRVKTAQQEVNAAKMLFKATGEQAGIDTATLVPWHQLVAQCWQVAMRWRSLKGKLSQDSDSSDPNFAP from the coding sequence ATGTCAAACTCACACCCAACCGAGCATGAATTACTCAAAACCATTCTCGAACCTCTACTGGAAGATTTTCAGTATTGGTTTTCCCGCGCCCACACATTATTAGAATCCGAACAAATTTCTTTTCTTTCACCAGAAGAACAAGCACATTTGCTAAAAAGAGTTAAGACGGCTCAACAGGAAGTAAATGCGGCTAAGATGCTATTTAAAGCGACTGGAGAACAAGCCGGCATAGACACGGCTACGCTAGTGCCCTGGCATCAATTAGTTGCCCAGTGTTGGCAAGTCGCCATGCGATGGCGTTCTCTTAAAGGCAAGCTCTCGCAAGACTCCGATTCGAGCGATCCAAACTTCGCTCCCTAG
- a CDS encoding YdcF family protein: MPGKISSIRREVSVSQPRKTKKRFSLLLLPIIGASLWLGYKQGQSYLVKPEAAIVLGGHEDRERFAAKLAAQDPNILIWVSSGSPQKYVEKIFAEAGIDRDRLHLDYHAVDTVTNFTTLVDDLKSHGIDSVYLITSENHMRRALIIGEIVFGSRGIVIKPVSVPSDAPSEPIEKTLRDGARALLWLATGGTGETLIERKSRNIQSIKHSGRFPEDFVDRDKS, encoded by the coding sequence ATGCCTGGAAAAATTTCTTCTATCAGACGAGAAGTGTCTGTCAGTCAACCTCGCAAGACAAAAAAAAGATTTTCTCTTTTGCTCTTACCAATTATAGGAGCTTCACTTTGGTTGGGCTACAAGCAAGGGCAAAGTTACCTGGTTAAACCAGAGGCAGCGATCGTTCTCGGAGGACACGAAGACAGAGAACGTTTTGCCGCTAAATTAGCCGCTCAAGACCCCAATATATTGATTTGGGTATCCTCTGGCAGTCCGCAAAAATATGTAGAAAAGATTTTTGCGGAAGCAGGAATCGATCGCGATCGCCTGCATTTAGATTATCATGCCGTCGATACGGTAACTAACTTCACCACGCTAGTTGATGACCTAAAATCACATGGCATCGACAGCGTTTATCTTATTACCTCTGAAAACCACATGCGTCGCGCTCTCATTATCGGTGAGATCGTCTTCGGGAGTCGCGGAATCGTTATTAAACCCGTCTCGGTTCCTTCTGATGCGCCGTCAGAACCGATTGAAAAAACTCTGCGAGATGGTGCCAGAGCGCTGCTGTGGCTGGCAACGGGAGGCACTGGGGAAACTTTAATCGAGCGCAAATCTCGCAACATACAATCAATAAAGCATTCAGGGCGATTTCCTGAGGATTTTGTCGATCGGGACAAATCTTAG
- a CDS encoding aldo/keto reductase: protein MPLPTTSRLQFTPDLNICRVLNGMWQVSGAHGRINPNQAIQEMFQYMDAGFTTWDLADHYGPAEDFIGAFRRQLAASRGQEALANLQAFTKWVPRPAKMTRQLVEKNIDISLQRMGVEALDLMQFHWWDYRDTNYLDALHYMAELQKEGKIKHLALTNFDTERLKIIVDAGIKIVSNQVQFSLVDRRPLVKMVEFCQRNNLQLLAYGTLAGGLLSEKYLGQSEPELMSLTTASLRKYKNMVDVWGGWQLLQELLTVLKQIADKHRVSIANVAARYVLEQPTVAGAIVGARLSVSEHLEDNAKVFNFSLDEEDYRQLETVFSQSRDLYRLIGDCGDEYRR from the coding sequence ATGCCCTTACCAACGACGAGCCGACTTCAGTTTACGCCCGATTTAAACATCTGTCGCGTCTTAAATGGAATGTGGCAAGTCTCTGGCGCCCACGGACGCATCAACCCCAACCAAGCCATCCAGGAGATGTTTCAATACATGGATGCAGGCTTTACAACCTGGGATCTTGCCGACCATTACGGTCCTGCGGAAGACTTTATTGGCGCATTTCGCCGTCAATTAGCAGCCAGTCGAGGTCAAGAAGCATTAGCTAATTTGCAAGCATTTACGAAATGGGTTCCGCGACCTGCCAAAATGACGAGGCAATTGGTGGAAAAAAATATCGATATTTCTTTGCAAAGAATGGGGGTTGAAGCCCTCGATTTAATGCAGTTTCATTGGTGGGATTATCGGGATACCAATTATCTCGATGCCCTTCACTACATGGCAGAACTTCAGAAAGAGGGAAAAATCAAACATTTAGCTTTAACAAACTTTGATACGGAACGCTTAAAAATTATTGTGGATGCGGGCATTAAAATTGTCTCAAATCAAGTACAATTTTCTCTCGTCGATCGCCGTCCTTTAGTTAAAATGGTCGAGTTTTGTCAGCGAAATAATCTTCAACTCTTAGCTTATGGAACTTTGGCTGGCGGTTTGTTGAGCGAAAAATATCTGGGACAATCCGAACCGGAATTGATGAGTCTTACTACGGCTAGCTTGAGAAAATATAAAAATATGGTTGATGTTTGGGGAGGATGGCAGTTGTTACAAGAATTATTGACCGTTCTCAAGCAAATTGCCGACAAACATCGAGTGAGTATTGCTAATGTTGCCGCGCGCTATGTTTTAGAACAACCGACAGTAGCGGGGGCGATTGTCGGAGCAAGATTGAGCGTCTCGGAACATCTAGAGGATAATGCCAAGGTATTCAATTTCAGTTTAGATGAAGAAGATTATCGGCAATTAGAAACCGTTTTTAGCCAGTCGCGAGATTTATATCGATTAATCGGCGATTGCGGAGATGAATATCGGCGATAA
- a CDS encoding Spy/CpxP family protein refolding chaperone has product MLLRRKSITVAIAIFLLAALAAIANPNLHSKPLASSSWQLPIAQMSRQVPVKDESKGRLLEQLNLTNDQKQQIASIRQKYRGQIEPLQDNAQAAQEELFNMMVGTELEKAIRTKRQEVVQLRQKLGDLRFESMMEMREVLTPEQRTQLLQMLQARRDDWRNRFGDGDRLNKNNWF; this is encoded by the coding sequence ATGTTACTGCGTCGAAAGTCGATTACTGTTGCGATCGCGATTTTTTTATTGGCAGCCCTCGCTGCGATTGCCAATCCCAATCTACATTCAAAACCCCTTGCTAGCAGTTCTTGGCAGCTACCCATAGCGCAAATGTCGAGGCAAGTACCAGTCAAAGACGAGAGTAAAGGCAGATTGTTAGAGCAATTGAACCTCACTAACGACCAAAAGCAGCAGATTGCTTCAATTCGTCAAAAATATCGCGGGCAAATCGAACCCCTCCAGGACAATGCGCAGGCAGCCCAGGAGGAGTTATTTAACATGATGGTAGGCACTGAGTTAGAAAAGGCCATCCGTACCAAACGACAAGAAGTTGTCCAACTGCGGCAAAAACTGGGGGACTTGCGCTTTGAGAGCATGATGGAGATGCGAGAGGTTTTGACCCCCGAACAACGAACTCAGTTACTGCAAATGCTGCAAGCGCGTCGAGACGATTGGCGCAATCGTTTTGGCGATGGCGATCGCCTTAACAAAAATAATTGGTTTTAG
- a CDS encoding sigma-70 family RNA polymerase sigma factor — translation MLADNQAGTTDTELVIQCQRGDRAAFRQLYRRYQQRVRSTLYQLCGSEMLDDLVQEVFLRVWKGLPNLQKPSYFSTWLYRISWNIATDRRRQLARGKPERERYEDNSEDDSLLGKMPSRPQDTPDLMKLHYQDLVQRGLQVLSLEHRVVLVLHDLEDIPQKEVAKILNLPLGTVKSRLFYARNEMRKFLQQQGVI, via the coding sequence GTGTTAGCTGATAACCAAGCTGGTACGACAGACACAGAACTGGTTATACAGTGCCAGCGAGGCGATCGCGCGGCTTTTCGTCAATTGTACCGACGTTATCAGCAGCGAGTCAGATCGACGCTATATCAACTGTGTGGAAGCGAGATGCTAGACGATCTAGTTCAAGAAGTCTTCCTCAGAGTCTGGAAAGGACTGCCTAACTTGCAAAAGCCATCTTATTTCTCTACTTGGCTTTACCGAATTAGCTGGAATATAGCAACCGATCGACGGCGACAACTAGCAAGAGGCAAACCAGAACGAGAACGCTATGAAGATAACTCCGAAGACGATTCGCTACTCGGTAAAATGCCCTCGCGCCCCCAAGATACGCCCGATTTAATGAAATTGCACTATCAAGATTTAGTTCAGCGAGGCTTGCAAGTTCTCAGCTTAGAGCATCGAGTTGTATTAGTCTTACACGATTTAGAAGATATTCCGCAAAAAGAAGTGGCAAAAATCTTAAATTTGCCGCTAGGAACGGTAAAATCTCGACTATTTTATGCTCGTAACGAAATGCGAAAATTTCTTCAGCAACAAGGAGTTATATGA
- a CDS encoding alkaline phosphatase translates to MLSSQSTSAQRNTDSNTLINDVASGDTTQTSTVLWARSTADGEITFEYSTEPNFDTVAGTTTATVTDTNLPAKVQINGLQPGTKYYYRVTDAAGTTATGQFKTAAELGAQAGFRFGAAGDWRGELSPYPSISNAPQRDLDLFVEHGDTIYADVPSDAVKNPDGTRKEQAETLDEYRAKHAEVYGDRLGFNTWGDLRSSTSILATIDDHEVINDFSGGAPANTDPRFGETTGLINDTQLFENGLQAFQEYNPIRDEFYGQTGEERTSEERKLYRYNTYGSDAAVIVLDNRSFRDAPLEEANLLDSEDVTRFLRESLTRDRTMLGAPQLADLKRDLLAAENNGITWKFVMVPEPIQNFGPALAADRFEGYAQERSEILRFIQENNIDNVVFVAADIHGTVVNNLTYQEAPGEEQIATGAFEISTGSVAFNPPLGFVLADITTAIDPEARALYDSLPVANDPDSTVNDKDDFIKQIINEQLQPLGYDPIGLNDNLPNADGLINATLLQGDYVAAHTFGWTEFDVDPQTQQLKVTTYGIEPYSEAELLVNPSEITSRTPTIVSEFVVNPVIDSGASAPEPQTIYGTLNDDTFNAAIALTPESLLGTSF, encoded by the coding sequence ATGTTAAGCTCCCAATCTACTTCCGCTCAGCGCAATACGGATTCTAATACTCTTATTAACGACGTTGCCAGCGGCGATACGACCCAGACTTCCACCGTTCTCTGGGCACGCAGTACTGCTGATGGCGAGATAACATTTGAATATTCTACAGAACCCAACTTCGACACTGTTGCGGGGACAACAACAGCAACCGTCACCGATACTAACCTTCCCGCGAAGGTACAAATTAACGGACTGCAACCGGGAACTAAATATTACTATCGCGTCACCGATGCGGCTGGGACAACGGCAACAGGACAGTTTAAAACCGCAGCCGAATTAGGTGCCCAAGCAGGCTTTCGTTTTGGGGCAGCAGGGGACTGGAGAGGCGAACTCTCTCCCTATCCCTCGATTAGCAATGCCCCGCAACGGGATCTCGACCTGTTTGTCGAACACGGCGATACCATCTATGCCGACGTCCCTTCCGATGCTGTCAAAAATCCCGACGGCACCCGCAAGGAACAAGCAGAAACTCTAGATGAATATCGGGCAAAACACGCGGAAGTCTATGGCGATCGTTTAGGGTTTAATACATGGGGCGATCTGCGTTCTTCTACCTCCATTCTCGCCACCATCGACGACCACGAAGTTATCAACGACTTTTCCGGCGGTGCCCCTGCCAATACCGATCCGCGTTTTGGGGAAACGACGGGTTTAATCAACGATACTCAACTGTTTGAAAACGGCTTGCAGGCGTTCCAAGAATACAACCCTATCCGCGATGAATTTTATGGGCAAACGGGAGAGGAACGCACCTCAGAAGAACGCAAACTCTATCGCTATAACACTTATGGCAGCGATGCCGCCGTTATCGTTCTGGATAATCGTTCTTTCCGCGATGCGCCTCTAGAGGAGGCTAATCTGTTAGATTCGGAAGATGTGACGCGATTCCTGAGAGAATCTCTGACTCGCGATCGCACCATGTTGGGGGCACCGCAGCTTGCCGATTTGAAGCGGGATTTACTAGCAGCCGAAAACAACGGCATCACCTGGAAATTCGTTATGGTGCCGGAACCGATCCAAAACTTTGGTCCTGCCTTGGCAGCAGATCGCTTCGAGGGATACGCTCAAGAGCGATCGGAAATTCTCCGCTTCATTCAAGAAAACAACATCGATAACGTCGTTTTTGTCGCGGCTGATATTCACGGTACCGTTGTCAACAATCTTACTTATCAAGAAGCTCCTGGGGAGGAACAAATTGCTACTGGCGCTTTTGAAATTTCCACGGGGTCGGTTGCCTTTAATCCGCCTCTCGGTTTCGTTTTGGCAGACATAACTACTGCCATCGACCCCGAAGCCAGGGCGCTTTACGACTCCCTACCCGTTGCCAACGACCCAGACAGCACCGTTAATGACAAAGACGATTTCATCAAGCAGATAATCAACGAACAACTACAGCCCCTCGGTTACGATCCGATTGGGTTGAATGATAATCTTCCCAACGCTGATGGTTTAATAAATGCGACGCTGTTGCAAGGAGATTATGTTGCTGCCCACACCTTTGGCTGGACGGAGTTCGATGTCGATCCCCAAACCCAACAACTAAAAGTCACAACCTACGGCATCGAACCCTACTCAGAGGCAGAATTACTCGTCAATCCTTCTGAAATTACAAGTCGAACCCCAACCATTGTCAGCGAATTTGTCGTTAACCCCGTCATCGATTCAGGTGCATCTGCACCCGAACCACAAACTATCTATGGAACCCTCAACGATGACACATTTAATGCAGCGATCGCGCTTACTCCCGAATCACTCTTAGGCACGAGTTTCTAG